The DNA region AAGTTGATGTAAATTTTGCCTCGTGCCCATCCTCCCAcgtatattttttctgcaattaaaaaataaaattttagtatattaaaggataaatataatgtacatattcaatttacttaccacaaattcttgataataaaaatccttagttgcagcatctacatgtctccatgtagtcccagatatgcagactctttctttaaatttCCATGTGATATATGTCGATACTCGATGGCCGTCGGGAGTAAAtctatattttaaataatattaagacataagatatatgttataaataaaaaacttgaattactaataataaaaaagtacttacgactctccaacaaccctaagggCGGTGGATCCACGGAGTGGTGCTGGGAGATCTGCCATGATACTTTATATCTACAAAAAAATATTACAGCACATCATAATAAGtctttaataacatgataaataagcaacaaaacatgattgaaacataacttactagatgaataataatgctaaaatttaatcaatgctagactTTGGAAGCATTTCTACTTAACATTAATAGTTTGTAAGTCGTcatcgctagactctgttagttcagtaaaatcctcactgctggatttctctccatcatctatctcctcgtcagtggcattaccatctacaagtaattgtgatgtagattggagttatgaatcaactgaatgtctctctacttcgtcattctgaaatgcatcatgattttgagcagtaATGGTGTTCGGCATTTCTATGGTTGAACGAGGCTTcaatcgacaaacagacaaccattcactagctcttcttctctttgtaggatattcaagataaataacttgacccgcttgtattgtaaaaatgaaaggttcaaacttattaaaccttctgtttgcattaatctctactaaattataatttggatgtattctggtacctattcttggggtcggatcataccatgaacatttgaacaataCACACATTTTTATCGGTAATTCAAGATattcaacctctataatttcctcaagtctaccataataatcaaattcagtgttattggtgtcgatagatcctttaacgcaAACACCATAATTAAAAGTTAATCTCTGTGAATCTCATCGTGtcacatggaatttgagaccattaacatagtaacccgaATAAACCATTATTTGGCGAAGGGGCCcagatgcaagattcaatattctatcatcttgaACATTAGATATTCTGcggtctttcacctatcaaaatagtaataagaaaaattaggaccgaacttaatttaataaagaattatgaaaaaaatctctaactcacatatatttgaaaccataatgcaaattcggtctctaacttttcagcaacctcacttgcagtcattgatggattttgtagatataattgttgttcatacaagctttgaaagaaggtaattataagaaaattaagaTATCAAGCAAATAAGTACAACGAAATAAAagcttgattagagaagttaacttactttatgtatggtttgacctcatcacagtttaagagtatgtatgttcttgcagcatggtattcttattgagttaaccatctagaaacagatgcacccattggtttaccggaaaatttgaaaatagaaagcatcgatgggtctatattctgagtatcatcgAAATTTTTAGGACATTTGCGATGTCTGGTtttaacattatcagcaaaataataagagcagaaagaagatgcttcctcaaccagataagcattacatattgaaccttcaactcttgctttattacgaacattattttttaattttctcaaaaacctttcaaatggatacatccatctgtactgcacaggaccagctattcgtgcctcatatagtaaatgtactggtagatgttccattgaatcaaaaaaattaggtggaaatatgcgctccaacttacaaagtatgagagaAATGTCAGTCTCTAGCTGAATCATATCGACCGTCTtaatacacctcgctgtcaaatctctgaaaaaaagactcaactctgtaagtgcttgccaaacattattgggaagtaaatcatgaaaagctattgaAATAAGTCTTTACATGAACACATgatagtcatgactcttcattccaaacatttttaatttgttcatgtcaacGCAGAGAGCCATATTCGAAGTAtatccatctggaaatttgatttcttttaaccaactatATAAAGCgtgtttaccatctttgtccaatgtataacaagcttttggatacttattggttgtttcattctgatgcaactcttgtctgttgactagttcttttaattcttcatGTGATTTTAcagtgtccttagttcttccaggtacattcatcacagtgttgaagatattatcaaagaatttttttctcaacatgcatcacatctatattgtgTCGAATGAGCAGAAACTTCCAATAAGACAGCTCCCAAAatatgctccttttcttccaaccacacttgcacatcctcacaagatatttatttatctcatcagaattaggctaAGATACTgggagaaatccataactatctatttattcaatgatttcttcacctaaaGCATGTACTGCTGGGGGAGGTTTTCTAACTACAAcattatttagaaaatttttcttatttcgcctaaaagggtgatccagtggtagaaatttacgatgattatcaaactaAGATACCTTCACACTACAAGGCAATGAAAATGCAtcggactctgtcatgcaatgtgggcatgctaatttaccagccgtgctccatcccgacaacattgagtatgctggaaaatcactgatcgtccataataagacagcatgcaatgtaaaattagttttacttgcaatatcataagtcaccgaccctacattctataattcattcagctcggcaattagaggttgcaagaaagcatctatcttatcttttggattggctggaccaggaataagcacggtaaggaacataaattcatctttcatacacatccatggcggtaagttgtatggtgttaatataactggccaagatgaatattgttgtcccgactgaccaaatggttgaaatccatctgcaaaaagtcccaatctcacatttcgtggttccattgcaaaggagggaaacacagtatcaagatgtttccatgcaggagtatcacaaggatgacacattatacctcctttgtgctcatgctcatgctcatgatgccacaacaTGTGGCCAGCTATAGCTGCAGATACATACAAgcattgaagtctagcagttaacggaaaataatacatcactttccaagcaatatttttcctcttcttccctggtatATGAGTACGATGCTTAAAatgagggtgagtacagattttacattcattcaaatcactgtcttcattccaaaatatcatgcagttgtttatacaacaatcaatcttctctacaagcaaacctaaacctctgataaatttctttgtttcatagaagctatcagtcattatgttatcagcagggagcaactctgacatcaattgacaaatgtcatcgtaacatctttctgagaaaagatgttctgctttcatattcaataaccttgttgtagttgatagttgagaatgaccagaaggaatgccttcccacacttctctttcactagcctttaacatttcatatagttgttgatattcagggggttggtatttcatctatattcgaataatcaactgcattcatcgcatcttgaaccattgattgcattgaaatatcaatattatttgatgcttcaggagcggTAACAGTAGTCCCAGAAGATGAACCACCAGAAGGctcaattggttcatataaataaggctctctgtgacagtaccaattgtagtaatttggcacaaaaccatttctacatatgtgTATTTTTAtagtatcctcatcacgaaatactctattttaacattttttatgattgcacggataccgtaactcagcaccattcatacattctggatgacttttagcaaagttaacaaactgttcaacttcagcaataaaatcatctctgataaaaccattgtctaatcgattgtacatccaagctttgttcatatacattgttacctaatgagaatataatttgaaagattattaaacttgtatcacttgaaataagctTAAATAAGGCATTATGTccacaatttcatctcacgatcatCGTATCATATTACCGAAAATCGCCTCTGCACTAATAGAAATGTGAACATGCTAAGCTACAACAATGAATTCATAAAACCACAACGTAAGCATTTTAACCTAATCTAATCTAGGTGCATTCCAACCAAATAACCATCATAACTCACTCACACTCAGCAAAAAAAGAACATAACAAGACTTTAACGTAAAGAAATTGCAAGACTTTAAACAAATGTAAGGAACATTTCATCAATCATAATGTCATTATGAATCAACTAAGCCCAAGTGAATGCAATCCTAACAAGGGAATGATAATTCTAGAACAAGAATTAGACGTCAACACTTTACGAATAACAATCAAAAACCAACAAATATCATCAAGCATCAAAACAAATGAAAAATTAACTTAACACAAGGAATTCTTGCTGCAGATGAATGGACGTTGCTCTGAATGCTGCGAATTCGATGATCAGAGATGAATGAAGCCTATGGACGTTGCAGGCCTGCAGTGGTCGGCCTCTAGCGGCCTGACTGCGGCGGCCGCCCTCCAGGGCCTGGCTGCGACGATCGACCTCCAGGGCTTGGCTGCGGCGGCCAGCTTCCAGCCGCCAGCCTGCGGCAGCCGGCCACCAGCGGCCTGGCTGTGGCGGTCGGCTTCCAGCCGGCAGCCTGCGGCAACCAGCTTCCATCCGCTAGCTAGCGGCGGCCGGCATGCCACAGACAAGCGCCACCAATGGCCCGCCGGCCGCGAGAAGCCGCCAGCGACGGCTCGTCGGCCGTGTGAAAACCAACAAACGACAAAGGAGAGGAGTACCTGAGTCGCTGGTTGCGGTTCGCGGTGAACGAGAGAGGGCACGAGGCTGCGGGACCGAGGAGATCGCCGAATCGCCAGAAAAATCGTCGATTGAGGAAAATGCACCGGTCGCGCGAAGAGGAAAGGGTTTCGTGCCCTAATTTTAATCTGCGTTATCGACGGAACACATGATTCCGTCGGTATATTCCTCCGGTTAACGGGTTCACGCTACCCATTTTTAAACCTAACGGGTGCGGGGGAAATAGTACCGACGGACATTCCATTCCGTCGGGGATTATTGACGGGCATAACTTTCCGTCGGGACATTATCCGCCCGCACCTGTTAAAGTGAAAGCCGTTTAACGTGGATccggtatttaccgacggaatttataaTTCTGTCGGTAAATTATTCGCCCGCACCCCGCTAAAGTGAAACCCTTTTAACGTGTTTCCAGTATTTGCCAACTGAATTCAATTCAGTCGGCAATTTCCGACAGAATTATGAATTCCGTCGGGAATCTCCGACGGAATAATTAGCCGTCGGGAATTACCGACTGGATGTAATTCtgtcggtatttaccgacggaattaaaagTCCGTCGGTGATCCCGTCATTAATTGCAGGCATTTTTGTAGTAACAGAATTTTGAGCAAAATCAGCCGTAACATCACCAATCTCAGAATTTCCAGAATTTACAAAACCAGCATGCACTTCCAGCACCCTTAAGACTAAGTTTGACTCAAGGAAGTTCCAGTACAACCTCTAGTTTAGATGCACAGCAAGCTAGGTTGGAGAAGTTGATGCAGCAAATGTTACAGTAGCAACAAAATAAGCAAAGAACTAATTCTGCTTTATAGAACATAGAAAGGCAGATTGGACAATTAACTTCCAGTAGAAACCAAATGCAAGGTTAAGGATCAAGTCAATTGCCTTCACAAACAACTCCTTTAGGATTGCCTTCACAAACAACTCCTAATCCTAAAGGAAATGTTAGTGCATTAACTTTAAGAAGTGGAATGAAAATTTCATATGTGAATTCAAGAAAAGTAGGTTCTGATGGGAAATTTCCAGCAACTCAATTTTCAGATTCCAATAGCCATCAAATTCCAGCTTCAAAGGGCACTGTTTTGGAGTTTCCAGCAACCCAATTTTCTCTAAATTCAAGTTTTAATCCAATTCATATTGATCCAATGATTTTAGTTCAAGAACAAGTGAAGAGTTGCATGAATCCAGAAAATTCCAACAGCTACATTCCAGCTAAATCAGTTCCAATTCCGACTGAAATTCCAAATTCTAGAAGTCTAACACAGCAGCATTCAGATCATGAAGGAGCCGAGCCCAGTATTCCCTTACCCTTTCCTCAACGCAACGTACAATCAAGAAAAAATATAGAGGAGGAAAAGGCTAGAGAGTATCAAGAGCTTGTGAATCTATTTAGCAAAGTGGAAGTCAATGTTCCTTTATTGACAATGATTAAGCAAATTCCCAAATATGTAAAATTTCTCAAGGATCTTTGTGTGCATAAAAAGAAGTTGAAGGGGAATGAGTTTATTAGCATGAGCAAGAATGTATCAGCACTTATTCAACCAGTTCCTCAGAAGTGTGAAGATCCTGGAGTGTTCACTGTACTTTGTGAGATTGTGAGCAATCTTTTTAAGGATGCTATGTTAGATTTGGGAGCTTCCATAAATGTAATGCCAAGATCAGTTTTTTAAACTTTAGGGGTTGGACCATTGCAGCCTATATGGGTTGTTAttattggtaccccaaggtagttttgatgtgatcaaataagttaagttatgtcctgttgtgtttaaccctatgtctaagtgtgcaagaacttaggagcacaggaagttgagcgaaagacgcagctagcgagaaggacgacacaagagagagctgacgggctcgatgcgtctgagagacgaggtgttacggaagagtacacggacggatgagaaggaggtgcgCGGCGTTTCCGAAGGACGataagccggagcggaagtttgcttgagaaggtcggaagttgggttcaggtgagtcttatttcggatgaccaaaatcacccaagcgagtggagccggagcgaaagacctggACTGATGCGTCCGGAACAGGTCGGGGTGCTCGGACCAGTCCGAGGCCCCCGGAAtccttccaggcgctcggaactcAATTTTTATTCAGATCGACGTGACCTTTGACCATTGCGTCGGAGATAGATTTCTATCCTATTCCAGACGTCTAGAACACTTTCAGGCACCCTGAATAGGACTATATAAATAGcactgctcccagaagctaataataataagaaatacTCAATCAACCTTTGTAGACTCTTTCATTTCTATTTACCTTCATCTTttctatattttcatttatatttagCTTCATTTTTCCTTAATTTGACTGTCCTGTTatgttaactttaactttaactttaactgCTGCATCATCCCTAAGATCTGTCCATTATACCCCGTATCATCTGATTATCGCATGCATTTATCTGTGCTTGCAGACCGGCTGATTTTGCAGGCATTGGTGTTGGTGCTGCTTACTATGGCCTTCGGCCTGTGGAGTTCATGACATTTAACTTCTTTTTGCAGGTTAAGTTGTCATTCATCTTTTTCTCAGTAGACTATTTCTTTGTACATATAATGGAGTCTTCTTTAGGAGTAGATTGGCTGGTTGGACCTGAAAAACATTAACCAAACCTTTACTTATCTATTTTTACATACCAGCTAGTGAACTAAAAAAAAACACTATACAAAAAATGAGAATGTTTAATCTTGCTGCCATAAATAAAATAGAATTTGTCTATCAAATAATCGATCATGGTGTATTAAGTTATTCTATTTTAAAGATGGAGTATAGTACTAGCAAAGTGGATGAATTGGGATGGTTGTGTTTGATACAACCCAACAAAAAATGAGATCAGCGCAGTAACCAAGCATGACGCTCAGATCACTTAAGATAGTATTTACAGTACTAATTGTCATTTAAAAACTCCAAGCCAATAAGATTTGGAATAAATTAAATCTCTTCTATCAGCAAACTATTTATTAAGATCAGATTCATGCGTAACTTTACTGTACAAAGAACATTCATTATTTATCCTCTCTTCTTTCCTTTATTTCTCCACGGGAATTCTCGCGCCTGGTTGGGTCTTCCAGTAGTCTTTGGTCAAATTATCACAAACCTACCGCAGCCATGATTGACGTTGCATGAGTTGAAGACCAAGCTCCATGGGAATTTTCGTCGTATTAGCAACTGGAGCTAGAACGGCACGATCGAACAATTCACATGTCTTCTTACTTCAAATATTCCATCGTGGGGCCGTCGATCATTATCAGAAAGAGGAGACGAGAATTAATAGACAGTCGTCAACGTGTGGGATTCTCCAACCTGAAGAATCCACAAATCGCTCCGAAGATGATCGAATTAACGTACACGTGTTGCCAACCTCCACTTGTTTTCATCCTCTTGACCGAACCCAACGTGCCGGTAAGCGTCAGAAAGTGGAGGATTCAATTCTAAGTGGGATGGTGGATAGGTAATTGGTGCATTGAATCTGACTAACTTTATCTAAAAAAGTTTTGGAGTTTTTTTATCCTGGCCAATGGTACAATAATTAAATCCTCTAGGTTTAATCTAATCACAGACCCCAATAAATTTACAAAATCTGAAATCGAGTGCGACTTTGCCTTTTGATAAATAGGAAAAACCCAAATCAAAATCAGTGGGCTCATGGCCAATCCCTCATGAAATGAAATGTTGCTTAAATCGAATTGCGTCCGGAGCCAAACCAACATAGTGTCATCTTTCTCTTTAATCATGCCTTAATTTTACATGCATGCATTATCATGATATTgtataattcaaattaaactaacttaTATATAGATATATGCTTTACGTAAGTTTTATCAGCTTAACAGCAGCTGTGATATTCTGATGAATGTAAAGCATAGGTATCTCTGTATTTAAAAGTTAGGGTGGCAATTTGATCTCCAAGCCGTTGATGCATCTTCTCCTGGCTTCATTTCTCGCTTGACGACGACGGAACCGACCAAAATTTGAAAGAATCTGAGTGAGAGGCCCGACTGAGGGACAACATGGCGGCCACCACTACAATCCCCTGCCGCTTGCCTCCCGGAGCCGTCGGCTGCGGCTTCCTCCTCTTCCGGCCGCTCCCTGCTCGGGTTTCCTGCGGCAGAGCTTTCACGCTGCACCCGTGTCTGCGTCGGCGACACAGCTCGATCTGCTTTGCGCCCAAGGCGGTGGCTGATGATCAGGCCAACGATGGGGAAAGTGAGTCAAAAGAAACAGAGGAGCTGCGTATCTCGTCGTCGGCGGAGAGGAAGGCGCGGAAAGAGGCAGAGCGGCGGACGTACCTGATCGCGGCGGTGATGTCGAGTCTCGGCATCACTTCCATGGCGGTCGCGTCCGTCTACTACCGCTTCACCTGGCAAATGGAGGTCGACTATTGTGTCCCCAACTTGGATTCCATTTTTAATGAAATCTATCGATACCAACGGATTGATTTCGCAGGGAGGAGAGGTTCCGGCGACGGAGATGTTGGGGACGTTCGCTCTTTCCGTGGGCGCAGCGGTAGGAATGGAGTTGTGGGCGCGGTGGGCGCATCGGGCGCTGTGGCACGCCTCGCTGTGGCCCATGCACGAATCGCACCACCGCCCGCGCGACGGCCCCTTCGAGCTCAATGACGTCTTCGCCGTCATCAACGCCGTCCCCGCCATCTCCCTCATGGCCTACGGCTTACTCCACCGCGGCCTTTTCCCCGGCCTCTGCTTCGGCGCCGTAAGAAACTAAACCGACCGCCAAATTTACTAAATTAACCTCCCCCAATCAGAATCATCAATCCGTGCAGGGCCTGGGGTTCACGCTGTTCGGAATCGCCTACATGTTCGTCCACGACGGGCTGGTCCACCGCCGGTTTCCAGTGGGCCCAATCGCCAACGTGCCCTACTTCCGCCGCGTCGCCGCCGCCCACCAGGTACCTCGCCGGTACCATTCACTCCGTCGATCGCCATTAATTCGATATTGCAGCTTAATTTTAACATATTGCTCGGGGACTGTGACAGATCCACCACACGCACAAGTTTGGAGGGGTGCCCTACGGCCTGTTCCTGGGCCCGAAGGTGAGTGAGTCCACGTCCCCTGCATGCACCGCGAGAAAGAATTAAGATCGATGGAGGGCAATGCACTATTACTGCTCTTGGCACATCTCTAACCAGATCTAACTGCAGGAGCTGGAAGAGGTGGGTGGATTGGAGGAGCTGGAAGAGGTGATCAGCAGGAGGAATAAGCTCTCCGGCAGATAAAACTGAAGTTGTCTGTATTGGTCACTAATTGTCACTATTGCTGTGTTTCGCAGTGGTACAATTATGACATCCCCCATTGATCCTATCCCTACACCTTGTCATTGCTAGCATAAAGTTCCTCCTATATCTCTGTAGGTGGCTTATTACCATACACTATAACAACAGATGCtaaatttgtcataaaattatgaCTACAAAATGGCCGGAGGAAATTACTAAATTAGAAATCCTTTTATAGTTCATACTGTAGCAAATACACGTACGAAATTTTTAGTATGGCCTTTTGCCACGGATTGTCAAAGCGTTTTCATTATGTCCTTGTGGATTCCTAAGTACATATCGACTAGTCAAAGCCACTCAAAGGGGAAAAAAATCATTCTCATTGTCAAAATTAAACAACCTGCTCGTTTGAATCGCTTGATAGTGATAAAACTACATCGTGGAATACATATAATTCAACCCGAATATATCTAGAAGGCAAACAAAAGAAAGGAAAACGAGTTTGCCATCTCTTTTGTCACTCAGGTTtctgttttttttctttcaattgaATCAGTCAAAAAAATCTAACTACGGCCATCTCTCCTCATTGTCCTTTCAATTAAATTAACCCCTTCGATTCTACAGACACTTCATTTTCCATCCTCAGATCCCTCTGTCATTCTACTTGTCCTGCTGGCTCGATCTGTTGCTCCTGCAAGAGAAGATGAGCAAGGTGAGATATCGATCATTTTGTTTATCTTGATTTTCTCGCTGGTTCATCATATTTAATTAAGCTTTGTGTGCAGAAAATAGCGGTGAAACTGGATCTACACGACGACAAGGAAAAACAGAAGGTCTTGAAGGCCGTCTCTACTCTTCGTGGTACACATACAGCATCCTTGTTTTGCTCTAAGCTAATGATTCCTAATTCAGACGAGAACAATACAAATTAAAATCCATTATCTAACAGGGATCGATTCCGTTGGACTGGACATGAAAGAGCAAAAACTGACCGTAGTCGGATCGGTCGACCCTATCGACGTCGTGAAGAAGTTGAGAAGGTCATGGAAGGCCATCATAGTCTCCGTTGGGCCtgcagaggagaagaaggcagagccgAAGAAAGAGGaagggaagaaggaagagaagaagaaagaggagcccaaaaaggaagagaagaaaccCGATCCCCACGAGCAACTGTTAGCTGAGCTTGTCAACGCATATAGAGGCTATAATACTCATATGAACAACCATTACTATGTGCAGTGGGTCGAGGAGGATCCAAATGCTTGCACCATCCTCTGATCGATACGTTTATTATACAGGATATTGTAAGAACAAGAATAGAGagagtaaaaaatatatatgaaagtAATAAAATATATTGTTCCTTGATACATGTTTAAAATATACTTGGTCAAttgatcaattaataaataatagaattattctaaaaataattcttaaacttattctaataattataacagaattattagaataatctaaatactaatttgatttgatttgatgatttgattcGATCCATTCTGGTACTTCTCTTTTATCTTCTGACAAATTTAATGGGAGATTTttgatgttgaatttgcttactaACTTATTGAAACGTTCTCTGGATAATGACTTAACAAAGATAtcagcgatttgatcttcagcaaaaatataagagacggataactgtTGAGTTGTTACATGTTCACggacaaaataaaa from Zingiber officinale cultivar Zhangliang chromosome 4B, Zo_v1.1, whole genome shotgun sequence includes:
- the LOC121974781 gene encoding beta-carotene hydroxylase 2, chloroplastic-like isoform X2, with translation MAATTTIPCRLPPGAVGCGFLLFRPLPARVSCGRAFTLHPCLRRRHSSICFAPKAVADDQANDGESESKETEELRISSSAERKARKEAERRTYLIAAVMSSLGITSMAVASVYYRFTWQMEGGEVPATEMLGTFALSVGAAVGMELWARWAHRALWHASLWPMHESHHRPRDGPFELNDVFAVINAVPAISLMAYGLLHRGLFPGLCFGAGLGFTLFGIAYMFVHDGLVHRRFPVGPIANVPYFRRVAAAHQIHHTHKFGGVPYGLFLGPKELEEVGGLEELEEVISRRNKLSGR
- the LOC121974785 gene encoding heavy metal-associated isoprenylated plant protein 39-like; translation: MSKKIAVKLDLHDDKEKQKVLKAVSTLRGIDSVGLDMKEQKLTVVGSVDPIDVVKKLRRSWKAIIVSVGPAEEKKAEPKKEEGKKEEKKKEEPKKEEKKPDPHEQLLAELVNAYRGYNTHMNNHYYVQWVEEDPNACTIL
- the LOC121974781 gene encoding beta-carotene hydroxylase 2, chloroplastic-like isoform X1 → MAATTTIPCRLPPGAVGCGFLLFRPLPARVSCGRAFTLHPCLRRRHSSICFAPKAVADDQANDGESESKETEELRISSSAERKARKEAERRTYLIAAVMSSLGITSMAVASVYYRFTWQMEGGEVPATEMLGTFALSVGAAVGMELWARWAHRALWHASLWPMHESHHRPRDGPFELNDVFAVINAVPAISLMAYGLLHRGLFPGLCFGANHQSVQGLGFTLFGIAYMFVHDGLVHRRFPVGPIANVPYFRRVAAAHQIHHTHKFGGVPYGLFLGPKELEEVGGLEELEEVISRRNKLSGR